The DNA segment CCCGCGACCCGACATGCGCGCGAACCGGGCGGCTCCCCTCCTCGCTCTTCTCCTCCTCCTCGCCGCTGGAAGGAGCTCGGGCGAAACCCTTCCGGCGTCCACCTGGCCGGAAAAGCTCAGTAAAGAGGATCTGGCCTGCCTCGAGCTGCTGCGGCCCGGAGACCGATTGCTTCACCGCAGCGAGTCGTTCTCGGAGCGCGAGGCGCAGATCCGAGCCGCTTGGCTCGTCTGCCAGAAGCCCGAAGTCGACGGCCGCTTCTTCGCTCGCTCGGTTCGCCTGCGGCTCTCCATCTCCGAGCCCAAGGACGACGGCGAGAGACTCACCTTGCTACGGGAAGCCCAGCGCCGGCTCGAGGGTCTGCGCAGCCCCTCGCCGGAGCACTTCAGGATCCTCGGCGAGTTGGGTTCGGCGGCTTGTCTACGCAAGGACCTGGATACATCGATCGCCTACTTCGAGTCCGCGCGACAGATGCGGGAGGCGGTTTACGGAGAGGTCAGCCTCCAAGCCTCCGAAGGAATGATGACTTTGGCACGGGTCCACGCCAACGGCTGCGAAACCGGCAACGCCAACCCGCAGCGCGCTCGTATGTACGCGGAAGTAGCGGTCACCAACTTGAGCCGGTGCGGCGACTCTTGTCGGCCTGCCTATCTGGACATGGTGCAGTCTTACGCCGGTGTGCTCGAAGAGCTCGGACTTCGCGAGGGGGCCGCCGAGATCCGCACTTTATTCCTGGATGAATGGGGCGAGACCGCCGGAACCGGCGCGACTCGTGAGCGATACGACGAGCCGTTGCCGGAGGTTCCCGCGCCAGAGTAGGTCGACCTATTCCGACTGCTTGAGGTACTCGGCGGGACGCAGCACGAGCAGACCGGCGAGGCGCTTGCCGTACCACGCGCCGAAAGCGCGACGATCGCCCGAGAGCAGATGGGTGGCGCCGGCCGCCATCGCCGCGCGCAGAACGGGGCGGTCGCTCTCGGGAAGTTCCTTCTCCATCGTGGGGTCCAGCGGCGCGGCCGGGTCGCCGACCGGCTCGACGCCTTCGAGGAGCGCTTCCAGGCGGTCGCGAGCTGCTGCGTTGTCGAGGTTTCGCCGCGCCTCCTCGATCACATAGCCAGAGGCCAGAAGGCGAGCGCCCGGCCGCCTCCAGAGCTCCGTCAGCCCGCTCCCCGGAGCGTAGGCCGCCGCGAACAGGACGTTGGCATCGAGAAAGACCCGATCCACGGGTCAGCGGCGTTCGTGGGCGATGGCGTCGGGGTCGAGCCCGAGCTCGCGCACCAGATTTCTGGCGCGCTCATAGTCCTGGGCATCGACGGCATTCTCCAGGAGGAGTTCCGCCCGCCGCACCGGCGAGTAGATCTCGATCGGCATCGCCGCCGCCGGCCGCAGGCGGACGCCACCCTCCGCATCCTCTTCGAGGAGGACCAGAGAGCCCTCGGCCAGTCCGAGGCGCTTGCGCATCGATGCCGGTAGTACCAGGGTCCCGCGCTTGCCGATGATTGCAGTGTCGGCCATGCCTTCCTCCGAGAATCAGAATAGCAGACTTTCTGCTCTTCTGCCCATCTCTGAATCTCGGACCCTTCGCGCTCCGGCACTCCGTCGCTCGGGCGGTGATGGCCGGGCACTCCGGCACTCGAAATCCAAAGCGGGCTCCTATTTGAAGCGTGGTCGCCCACTTTGGATTCCGAGCACCCGAGCGCCCTTGGCGGAACGAGGAGCTGGAAGGCTGCAGGAACAGGATTGCTGCCCGTGGGCATGGACCGAGGGACAGCAACGTGCCCTCAGATGCGCATCGTGTCCCGGCATTGTGTCCCGCGGACAAAAAAATAGGCCGGCGAGTGGCGCCGGCCTGGGTGCTGCAGGAGAGAAGAAAAAGGGACTGCTTGTTTAACCGCCACCAACCTTCTTGGGGGCGGAGGTCTTCTTGGGGGCGTTCGGGGCCTTGGTGGTCTTCGCCTTGGGGGCGGCGGCGCCGCGGCCCGCGGCCTTCTTGTCACCGGCCGAGCGCTTGGTGCCCGGCACCTTCTCGGCCTTTTCCTTCTTCGGCTTGGCGGCCTTCTCCTCGCCGGCCTCGCCCGCTGCTTCCGCGTCGCCGCCCTTGGCCTTCTTACCCTTGGCGTCGGAAGGTGCAGGAGCTGCGGACTTCTTCTTCATCTCGAAATCGACGAACTCGAGGACAGCCATCTCAGCGCCGTCACCCTGGCGCGCGCCGAGCTTGACGATCCGGAGGTAGCCGCCCTCGCGGGTCGCGAAACGCGGGGCGATCACATCGAACAGCTTCTGGATGTGGTCGCGGTCGAGGAGCCAGCGGCCGACGATGCGGCGATCGTGCACCGAGCCGTGCTTCGCCTTGGTGATCACCTTCTCGGCGATCGGGCGGAGCTCCTTGGCCTTCGGCAGGGTCGTGACGATGCGCTCCGTCATCACCAGCGATGCGAGCTGGTTGCGGAACATCGCCACGCGATGGGAGGCCGTGCGGCCGAGCTTTCTGTGAGCCATGTTGTGACGCATTGTCGATTCCCCTTACGCCCCGAAGCCCGCGCTGGAAGACCCGCCGGTACCCGCGGCGCCGGCCGATCCGGACATGCCGAAAGCGAGGCCGAGACGAACCAGCAGTTCCTGCAGCTCTTCGAGCGACTTCTTGCCGAAATTCTTGATCTCGAGGATCTCGCGCTCCGACTTCGAGACCAACTCGCGAACCGTTTGGATATTGGCGTTCTTCAGGCAGTTCGCGGTGCGCACCGAAAGGTCGAACTCTTCGAGGTTCTTGGCGAGGACCGCATCCATGCCGGTCAGGTCCTGACCCGCACCTGCGCCGTCGCCGCGCAGCGTCTCTTCGGCGGCAATGAAGATCGCCAGATGATCCTTGAGCAGCGTCGAAGCGAGCGAAACCGACTCCTCGGGCGTCACCGTGCCGTTGGTCCAGACGTCGAGCGTCAGCTTCTCGTAGTCGGTGATCCGGCCGAGGCGCGCAGCCTCGACGCGGTAGTTCACGCGCTTCACGGGGCTGTGCACGGAGTCGAGCGGAATCCACCCGAGGCCGAGAGCCTCGTCGTAGTTCTTGTCCGCGGTCACGTAGCCGCGTCCGCGGCGGATCTGTACCTGGAGGCGCAGACGGCCTTCCCCGTTCACCGTCGCGATGTGCACGTTCGGATCGCAGATCTCGACCGAAGGATCACCGACGAGGTCGCCCGCCTTGACGTCGCAGGGGCCCTTGATGTCGATGGTCAGGATCTTCTCTTCCTCGCTGTGCAGCTTCACCGGAATCTGCTTCAGGTTCAGGACGACGTTGGTCACGTCCTCCTGCACGCCGGGGATCGAGGAGAACTCGTGCAGCACGCCCTCGATCTGGACCGAAGTGATGGCCGCCCCCTCGATCGACGAGAGCAGGCAGCGGCGCAGGGCATTTCCGACCGTCGTGGCGAAACCGCGCTCGAACGGCTGAGCCGAGAACTTGCCGTAGGTTCCGGTCAAGGTCTCCGTCTCGATATCAACGCGCTTGGGGCGCTGGAATCCTTTCCAAAGCATCATGTGGCTCCTTGCAATTCGATAACGCCGCGTTAGCGGCTGTAGAGCTCGACGATCAGCTGCTCCTGGATCGGAAGCTTGATGTCCTCACGGCTCGGAAGCGACTGCACCTTGCCGGTAAAGCTCTCGGACGACAGCGTCAGCCATTCCGGAACGCCCCTGCCGGTCGCCGATTCCAGGCTGGCGCGGATCAGCTCGTTCTTGCGGCTGGACTCCTTGACGGAGATGGTCTGGCCGGCGCGCACCTGATAGGACGGGATCGTGGTCTTCTTGCCGTCCACCAGAATGTGGCCGTGGCGGACGAGCTGGCGAGCCTGGTTGCGCGAAGTCGCGAAGCCGAGGCTGAAGGCGACGTTGTCGAGGCGACGCTCGAGCATCACGAGGAGATTCTCGCCGGTGATCCCCTTGCGGCGATCGGCCTCGGCGAAGTAGAGCCGGAACTGGCGCTCGAGGACTCCGTAGATGCGCTTGACCTTCTGCTTCTCGCGCAGCTGGAGGCCGTATCCGACCGCACGGCGGCCGCGGCGCTGGCCGTGCTGGCCGGGTGGATAGGCGCGCTTCTCGATCGCGCACTTCTCCTTGAAGCAGCGATCCCCTTTCAGGAACAGCTTGATGCGCTCACGCCGGCAGAGCCGACAGACGGGACCGGTATACCTTGCCATGGAAACTCTCCTGCGCTCGTCTTCTCTCCGCTGCTACGGAGACTCCTGTTCAAGGAAGACGCTCTGCGGCGAGACAGCACACCTGCCTCGCCGAGGCACTCCTGGATATTCAGCTCGCGGCCGTGAGCAGTCCGGCCGGTCAGACCCGCCGGCGCTTGCGCGCCCGGCAGCCGTTGTGAGGGATCGGAGTTACGTCGCGGATCGACTTGATGTCGATGCCGCTGGCCTGCAGGGCGCGGATCGCCGATTCGCGACCCGAGCCCGGGCCGCGCACCTGGACGTCGACCGAGCGCATGCCCATGTCCTTCGCCTGGTTGCCCGCACTCTGCGCGGCGACCTGGGCTGCGAAGGGCGTGCCCTTGCGGGAGCCCTTGAATCCGATTCGACCCGCGGAGGACCAGGTCAGGATGTTCCCTTCCGGATCCGAAATCGCCACGAGCGTGTTGTTGAACGACGCCTGAATGTGCGCCAGGCCGTGAGGCACGACGCGCTTGTCCTTCTTCTTGGCGCCCTTCTTTTCCTTGCCCGCCGGTGCTGCTGATTCTTTTGCCATCTCGATCCCTCGTTACTTCTTGGTCAGCTTTTTCTTGGTGGAGACTGTCGCCTTGCGCGGTCCCTTGCGGGTGCGGGCGTTCGTGTTCGAGCGCTGGCCGCGGACCGGCAATCCCCGGCGATGGCGAATGCCGCGATAGCTGCCGATTTCCATGAGGCGCTTGATGTTCTGGGAGACCTCCTTGCGCAGGTCGCCCTCCACCCGGCCCTCTTCCTGGATGATCTTGCGGATCCGCTGCGCTTCCTCTTCGGAAAGATCGCGAACCTTCGTCACCGCGTCGACTTCGGCGGCCACGAGGATCTTCCGCGACCGGGCGCGGCCGATGCCGACGATGTAGGTCAAGCCGATCCAGACCTGCTTGTTCTGGGGGAGGTCCACTCCTGCAATACGCGCCATCGTCGTCCCCTACCCTTGCCGCTGCTTGTGCTTTGGGTTGTCGCAGATCACCCGCACGACTCCCGCGCGGCGCACGATCTTGCACTTCGGACAGATCCGCCTGACTGAAGACCGAACTTTCATGTCGCTACCTCTCGTTGCCGTTTCTGAAGCCGGCGTTACTTCAACCTGTAGACAATGCGCCCGCGCGAAAGGTCGTAGGGCGAGAGCTCGACCAGCACCTTGTCGCCGGGAAGGATCCGGATGAAATGCTTCCGCATTTTCCCTGAAATATGAGCCAATACCTGGTGCTTGTTCTCCAGCTCCACCTTGAACATCGCGTTGGGGAGCGGCTCAATCACCGTTGCTTCCACTTCGATCGCGTCTTCCTTGGACAAACTATCTTCCTCTTCTTTTCCCGACAGCCGGCGCTTCAGACCGCGCCGACGCCGAGGATCCGGGCGCCGTGCTCGGTGACCGCCACCGAATACTCGAAATGGGCCGACAGCGAACCGTCCGCCGTGCGCGCTGTCCAGCCGTCCTTGTCCACCATCACCGCCGGGGTACCTGCGTTCACCATCGGTTCGATGGCGATCACCAGCCCCGGCTTCAGCTTGGGACCGCGACCCGGCTCCCCGAAGTTGGGAACCTGTGGATCTTCGTGCAGCGCCGTCCCGATGCCGTGCCCGACGAAGTCTCGCACCACGGAAAACCCTTCCGACTCGACGTAGACCTGAACTGCATGTCCGATGTCGGAGAGGCGCTTGTTCGGACGGACTTCCTCGACAGCCAGCTCGAGGGCCCGTTTCGTAACCGCCATCAGCCGGAGCGCCGCGGGAGGGACTGTCCCGACAGCGTAGGTTCTGGCAGCGTCCCCGTAGTATCCCTTATAAACGACCCCACAATCAATCCCGATGATGTCGCCGTCCCGAAGGACGGTCTCGTCCGGGATCCCGTGGACGATGACCTCGTTGATCGAGGTGCAGAGCGTCGCCGGGTAGCCCTTGTAGTGCAGGAAGGCCGGCACTCCGCCGGCCTCCCGGATCAGTTTCTCCGCGTAGCGGTCGAGCTCCCGCGTCGTGACGCCGGGCCCGACCTTCTCCGCGAGCCCGGAAAGCACGAGGTGGACGATCCGGTTGGCCTCGTCCATCAACTCCAGCTCGCCCGCGGTCTTCAGGACCATGCTCAGGCCTGAACTCCCAGCTCCTGCAGGATCGCCGCGGTGACCGCCGGCATGGAACGCTCGCCGTCGATCCTTCGCAGGAGACCCCGTTGGCTGTAGTGCGCCACCAGAGGCTCGGTCTTCTCCCGGTAGACCCGAAGGCGTTCCCGAACGACCTCTTCGCGATCGTCGGCCCGCCGGCGCGCGACCGCTCGTTGGACCAGGACCGTCTCCGGCACCTCGAGCAGGACCACGGCGTCGAGTTGCACGCCGAGCGCTTCGAGAATCCGGTCGAGCGTCTCCGCCTGACCGGTCGTCCGCGGGTAGCCATCAAGAAGGAACCCACCGGCGGCGTCCGGGCGCGAGAGGCGCTCCCGGACGACTTCCGCCATCAGGCCATCGTCGACCAGGGCACCGGAGGCCATGATGCTCTCCACCTTGCCTCCCAGGGCCGAGCCCAAGGCCACCGCGTCCCGCAGCATGGCGCCGGTCGAGATCGCCGGAACGCCGAGAGATACCGCCAGGAAGTCGGCCTGCGTGCCCTTCCCGCTCCCCGGCGCACCCAGCATGACCGCGCGCAGTCCGCCCTGAAGAGAACGATCAGCCGTTTCAGCCACGACGTCCCTTGATCCTTCCGCGCTTCAGGAAGCCGTCATAGTTGCGCATCACCAGCTGGCTCTCGACCTGCTGCAGGAAGTCCATGGCGACACCGACCACGATCAGCAGCGACGTGCCGCCGAAGTAGAACTGGATACCCATGCCCTCGGTGATGAACTTCGGCAGGTACGGATCGATGGCTGGCCCGATGAACGGCAGGTTCTGCATCTTGATGCCGTTGAGGAGGAAGTCGGGCAGGATCGCCACCAGGGCGAGATAGGCCGCTCCCACCAGAGAAATCCGGGTCAGGATCCGATCGATGTACTCGGCCGTCTTCTTGCCGGAGCGGATGCCAGGGATGAAACTCCCGTACTTCCGCATGTTCTCCGCCAGATCGCTCGGATTGAAGATGATCGAGATGTAGAAGTAGCTGAAGAAGATGATCCCCACCACATAGAGCAGGTAGTGAAGCGGCTGGCCCCAGGCCAGCTGATCGGCGATCTTCTGCAACCAGGGCGCCTGGAACATCTGCGCTGCGGTCGCCGGAAGTGCCATCAGGGAGCTCGCGAAGATCACGGGAATCACGCCCGCCGTGTTCACCCGCAGGGGGAGGTAGGTGCTCTGTCCGCCGTAGACCTTCCGTCCGACCATCCGCTTGGCGTACTGGACCGGAATCCGCCTCTGCGCGCGCTCCATATAGACGATGAAAGCCACCACGAGCACCATGAACGCGATCAGGATCAGAATGCCGATGATCGAGAGCTCGTTCGACCGGATGCCTGCCACGGTGCTGGCCACCGCGCTCGGCAGGCCTACCACGATGCCGGCGAAGATGATCAGGGAGATACCATTGCCGATGCCGCGTTCGCTGATCTGCTCACCGAGCCACATGATGAAGGCACAGCCGGTGGTCAGGGTCAGGATGGTCAGCAGACGAAACGCCCAGCCCGGACTCGGCACGAGAGCGGCTCCGCCGGGGGTGGTCGTCTTCTCGAGGAAGAGCGCGATGCCGGTCGACTGAATGACCGAAACCAGCACCGTGCCGTAGCGCGTGTACTGGGTGATCTTCTTGCGGCCGAGCTCGCCCTCCTTCGAGAGCTTCTCGAGGTAGGGCCACACCACCGTCAACAGCTGCAAAATGATCGACGAGGTGATGTACGGCATGATCCCGAGCGCGAAAACGGCCACACGCTCGAGGCTTCCTCCGGTGAACGTGTTCACGAACCCGAGGAAAGTGCTCTGCATGGACTCCATGAACTCGAGAAGTGCCTGCGGATCCACCCCCGGCGTCGGAACATGACAGCCGATCCGATAGACCGCGAGCAGCCCGAAGGTGAACATCAGGCGCTTGCGCAGATCGGGGATCGCGAAGATATTGCGCAGGCTCTCGATCACGAAGCGAGCTCCTCACAGCGTCCGCCGGCAGCCTCGATCTTGGTGCGCGCCGACTTGCTGAACTTGTGGGCGGTGACGGTGATCGCCACCTGCAGCTCACCGTCGCCGAGCACCTTGACCAGCTTGCCGGGATGGACGAGTCCGGCGCCGGCCATCAGCTCGGGCGTCACGGCCTTGCCGAGCGCCGCGAGCGATCCGACGTTGATCACGGCGTACTCGACCCGAAACTCGTTCGTGAAGCCGCGCTTCGGAACGCGCCGGACGAGCGGCATCTGGCCACCTTCGAAACCGGGTCGGGCGCTGTAGCCTGAACGCGACTGACCGCCCTTGTGGCCCTTGCCGGCGGTCTTGCCGAGGCCGGAACCGGGGCCGCGACCGACACGCTTGCGCGAATGCTTGCTGCCTGGGGCTGGGGGAAGCTCGTGCAGTCTCATTTTGCGTCCTCGACCAACTCGACGAGATAGGGAATCTTGGCGATCATGCCGCGCACTGCCGGCGTGTCTTCGCGAACGACTTCGTGACGGATACGCCGCAGTCCGAGGCCGCGCAGCACCTCGCGATGGGTCTCGCGGGCGCCGATCGTGCCCTTCACCTGGCGGATGCGAATCGTCTTCTTCTTCATGCTTGAGCTACCTCTCTCGAACCTGCACTACTTTCGGTTCAGCTGACACCGACGCTGCGGTGAAGCAGCGAAGCGGCGAAAAGGTGAATCAAGGAGCCGGCGTCGCCGCGACTTCCGCCGGAGCGCCCTTGCGCGGCTTGCCCTTCAACATCAGCAGGGCCGCGAAAGTGGCCTTGACGACGTTGGCCGGATTCGCCGATCCCAGCGACTTGGTCAGGATGTCCGCGATACCGGCCGCTTCGACCACCGCGCGAACCGGTCCGCCGGCGATGACGCCGGTTCCGGCCGAGGCCGGCTTGATCAGGACGCGACCCGATCCGAACTCACCAAGCGCCTCGTGCGGGATCGTGTTCCCCTTCATCGGGACCTGGATCAGCCGCTTCTTCGCGACCTCGATGCCCTTGCGGATCGCCATCGGAACTTCCTTCGCCTTGCCGGCGCCGTAACCCACGCGGCCATTGCCGTCGCCGATCACCACCAGCGCGGAGAAGGAGAAGTTCTTGCCGCCCTTGACGACCTTGGTCACCCGGTTGATGTGGACGACCTGCTCAACAAATTCGCTTTCCTGCTCGAAATCCCTGGCCAAAGCTGTTCTCCTCGTCTCTTCGTCGGCGCGTGGCGGGTGGCGGCTTAGAACTGAAGGCCCTTGGCGCGTGCCGCCTCGGCCAGCTCCTTGACCTTGCCGTGGTAGAGGTATCCGCCACGATCGAACACAACCTGCTGAATTCCCTTGGCAAGCGCGCGCTCGGCAACCGCTTCGCCGACCGCCTTCGCCGCCGCCATCGTCGCCGCGCCCCCTTCGATCGCCCCCTTGAGCGCGGGCTCGAGCGAGGCGGCCGAGACGAGCGTATGACCGGTCTCGTCGTTGATCACCTGGGCATAGACGTACTTCGAGCTCTTGTAGACCGACAGACGCGGCCGCTCGGGAGTCCCCGCCAGCTTCTGGCGAAGCCGCTGATGAGCCCGCTTCTTCCGCGCCGTTTTCTCCATGACTTTCTTGCGTACCAGATCCGCCATCGTGCTCCCCTTCCTGCTTCGCTCGCGCCTTACTTGGCGCCGGCCTTGCCGACCTTGCGACGAATCACTTCGCCGGTGAACTTGATTCCCTTGCCCTTGTACGGATCTGGCGGACGCAACCGGCGGATCTCGGCGCAGACCTGGCCGAGGAGCTGACGATCCGCTCCGGTCACCATGATCTTGACGGCCTTCTCGATCTCGATCTTGATTCCCTCGGGAACCTTGAAGACGACCGGATGCGAGTAGCCGAGCGCGAAATGCACCTCGCTGCCGCGCAGCTCCGCCTTGTAGCCGACGCCGGTGATCTCCAACCCCTGGCTGAAGCCTTCCGAGACGCCTACGACAGCGTTCGAGAGCAGAGCGCGCATGAGACCGTGCTTGGCGCGCTCCGGGCCGGACTCACCGGACCTGCCAACGGTCACGACGCCGTTGTCGACCTTCACCGGGAAACCGTCCAGGAGCGCCTGGGTCACATGACCCTTGGGGCCTTCGGCGGTGAACTTCCCCTCGGAAACCACGATCTTGACCCCTTTGGGGACTTCGATCGGCCTTCTTCCCACTCGCGACATGACTAGAGACCCTTTCTCACCAGACCTCGCAGAGGACTTCGCCGCCGAGCCGCCGATCACGCGCCTGCCGGTCCGAGAGCAGCCCCTGGTTGGTCGAGATGACACCGATGCCGCGGCCGTTCAGAACCGGCTTGATGTCGTCCGCGCCACGATAGACGCGGCGTCCCGGCTTGCTGATGCGCTGCAGGTGACTGATCGCCGGCGCGCCTTCGTCGTCGTACTCGAGAAAAACCCGCAACACCGAGACCGGCTGACTCTCCGGCGACTCCACCAGCTTGAAGTTCCGGATGAAGCCCTCTTCCTTCAAGATCCGGCAAACTTCGGTCTTGAGTCGGGACGTCGGAACATCGACCCGGTCGTGCTTGGCCAGATGGGCGTTTCGGATTCGCGCGAGAAGATCCGAAACCGGATCCATGTTACTCATAAGAATCTCCTTACCAACTCGCCTTGATCACGCCCGGGAGGTAGCCCTGGCGAGCGAGATCACGGAAACAGATGCGGCAGAGTCCGAACTTCCGCATGAAGCTGCGCGGACGGCCGCAGCGCTTGCAACGGTTGCGCTGACGAAGCTTGTTGAACTTCAGCGTAATCTTGGTCTTGGCAATTCTGGCGTCAGTCGCCACGCGTTCCCCCTTAGTTCCTAGCGAACGGAACGCCGAGGCCGCGCAGCAGATGCAGCGCCTGCTCGTCGTTCTCAGCGGTCGTGACGAAGGTGATGTTCATCCCCTTCGGCCGCTCGACCTTGTTCATATCGATCTCCTGGAAAATCAGGTGATCGCGGATTCCCATCGTGTAATTGCCACGCCCGTCGAAGCTCTTGGTCGGCGCACCCTTGAAGTCACGCACGCGGGGAAGAGCGATGCTGACGAAACGGTCCATGAACTCCCACATCCGCGTGCCGCGCAGCGTCACGCTGCAGCCGATCGGCATGCCTTCGCGCAACTTGAACTGCGCGATCGACTTCCGGGACCGCCGAACGGAGGGACGCTGGCCGGCAATCGCCGCGAGCTCGTTCACGCCATCGTCGAGGATCTTGATGTTCTGGATCGCCTCGCCGAGCCCCATGTTGATGACGATCTTCTCGAGCCGCGGAACGGCCATGCCGTTCTCGATGCCGAACTCCTGCTTCAGCTTCGGGACGACGTCGTCCTTGTACTGCTTGCTCAGCCGGGGCGCGTAGCCCGGAGGAGTCGGCCTCACCGGACCCTTGTCCTGCGCATCTTCCTTCGCTTCGCCCTGCTTCTTTGGTTTCGCCATGATCATTCGACTCCTAGTTCAGAGTAGCGCCGCTCTTTTTGGCGACGCGTACTCCGGTCCCGTCCGCCTGGCGGAGGCGCCCTACGCGCGTCGGCTTGCCGCTGTTGGGATCGATCAGCATGAGGTTCGAAAGCCGGATCGGTGCCTCCTTCTCGAGGACGCCGCCCTGGATCCCCTTCTGCGCGTTCTGGCGGGTGTGGCGCTTCACCATGTTCACCCGTTCGACGATCGCAAGCTCGCGCGCAGGGAACACGCGGAGGACCTTGCCCTTCGATCCGCGATCCTTGCCTGAGATCACCAGCACCTGGTCGTTCTTCTTGATCTTCGTCTTCTTCATCGCTTGTCTCCGCTCGCGCGGCTCCCTCAGATGACTTCCGGCGCCAGAGAGATGATCTTCATGAACTTCTTCTCTCGGAGCTCACGTGCAACCGGCCCGAATACGCGGGTTCCGATCGGCTCGCGGTTGTCGTTGATCAAAACCGCCGCGTTCGTGTCGAAGCGGATGTAGCTGCCATCGCGTCGCTTCTGGGCGTGGACGGTGCGAACGATCACGGCCTTCACGACTGCGCCCTTCTTGACCGTACCGTCGGGAGTCGCCTCCTTGACCGATGCGGTGATCACGTCTCCCAGATGACCGTACTGGCCGAGGGCGCCACGCAGGTGAATGCATGAGACCTTCTTGGCTCCGGAGTTGTCCGCCACCTCGAGGATGGTGCCCATCTGGATCATGACTAGATCTCCCCGGCCTTCTTGAGGACTTCGCTCACCGACCACCGCTTCAGCTTCGAAAGCGGGCGGGTGGCAACCAGACGAACCCTGTCACCCACGGTGCAGACGTTCTTCTCGTCGTGGGCATAGAACTTCGACGTCCGCTTCTGGTAGCGGTGATAGAGGCGATGGGTGATCGTCTTCTCGACTTCGACGACGACCGTCTTGTCCATCTTGCTGCTGACGACCACGCCGATCTTCTCCTGCCGTCGTCCACGGGTCGTCGCTGCGGTTTCGGTCACGGTGCTCATTTATGCCTCGCTCTGCTTCTCGCGGATGATCGTCAGCACCCGAGCCAACTCGCGCTTGGCGGTTCTGATCTTGGCCGGCTTCTCGAGCTGACCGACGACCTTCTGGAGCCGGAGCGCGAAGAGCTGCTCGGCGAGCTCGCCCTCCCGGATCTGAAGGTCGGCGACGGTCTTCTCTCGCAAATTTGGTTTCTTCATGCGTCGCTCCTTGATTCCCTTAGGGCTCTACCTGAGCTCGCTGTGGCGCGAGACGAACTTCGTCAAGATGCACAGCTTCTGCGCCGCGAGCTTCATCGCTTCCTGCGCAATTTCCTGGCTCACACCCTCGAGCTCGAACAGGATGCGTCCGGGCTTGACGACGGCGACCCATCCCTCCGGCGGCCCTTTGCCCTTGCCCATTCGGGTCTCGAGCGGCTTCTTCGTGTACGGCTTGTCGGGAAACACACGGATCCACATCTTTCCGCCGCGCTTCACGTGCCGGCTGATCGCGATACGCCCCGCTTCGATCTGGCGCGCAGTCACCCAGGCCGGCTCGAGCGCCTGCAGCCCGAAGTCGCCGAAGGCGATGTAATCGCCGCCCTTGGACATGCCCGCGCGACGTCCGCGATGCTGTTTTCTGAACTTGACCTTCTTCGGCATCAACATGTATCAGTTCCTCGCTTACGCCGTAGCCCGGCGGCTCTTCTCTTTGAGCAGATCGCCCTTGTAGACCCAAACCTTGCAGCCGATG comes from the Thermoanaerobaculia bacterium genome and includes:
- a CDS encoding 50S ribosomal protein L29, with translation MKKPNLREKTVADLQIREGELAEQLFALRLQKVVGQLEKPAKIRTAKRELARVLTIIREKQSEA
- the rplP gene encoding 50S ribosomal protein L16, with translation MLMPKKVKFRKQHRGRRAGMSKGGDYIAFGDFGLQALEPAWVTARQIEAGRIAISRHVKRGGKMWIRVFPDKPYTKKPLETRMGKGKGPPEGWVAVVKPGRILFELEGVSQEIAQEAMKLAAQKLCILTKFVSRHSELR